In a single window of the Phycisphaerae bacterium genome:
- a CDS encoding DNA adenine methylase, with protein sequence MTRRNIYAPLLRAPGAKTRFGAKCVSLMPADTLEFREPFCFSAAVYARVPPTIRRWISDVNPAYADFYRWVATDPSAPALIETVRRFATTDERQRIVYFSAYFGQAERGYPLPLETLILTRHGYCGIIRRKPNHSPAAHKNGMRVVSPERVAYWRAILPGTRITCADYEEVVLAPGRNVTIYLDPPYLLGARRDHGQPVYPGFDWGWRDYLRLAEVLRRCPHRWIMTVDQSVQMYDLFRNVSGARFLRRDYTGSVNTPNPKHEWVITNYNPRTVARLQPVTREQAYGLATSVSTIGATE encoded by the coding sequence ATGACGCGCCGCAACATCTATGCGCCCTTGCTCCGCGCCCCCGGCGCAAAGACCCGGTTTGGCGCGAAATGCGTTTCCCTGATGCCTGCCGATACGTTGGAATTCAGGGAGCCGTTTTGCTTCTCTGCTGCCGTTTACGCTCGCGTCCCGCCCACGATCCGACGATGGATCAGCGATGTAAATCCCGCTTATGCTGACTTCTACCGGTGGGTCGCGACCGATCCGAGCGCGCCCGCCCTCATAGAAACCGTCCGGCGCTTCGCGACCACGGACGAGCGCCAACGGATCGTCTATTTCTCCGCGTATTTTGGGCAGGCAGAGCGCGGATATCCGCTGCCGCTCGAAACCTTGATCCTGACGCGCCACGGTTATTGCGGCATCATCAGGCGCAAGCCCAATCATTCTCCCGCTGCTCACAAAAACGGTATGCGCGTGGTCAGTCCGGAGCGCGTCGCCTACTGGCGCGCCATCCTGCCAGGGACGCGGATAACCTGCGCCGACTACGAAGAGGTTGTGCTCGCGCCCGGACGCAACGTCACGATTTACCTTGACCCCCCTTACCTCTTGGGGGCGCGCCGTGACCACGGACAGCCCGTCTACCCCGGTTTCGATTGGGGATGGCGAGACTACCTACGTCTCGCGGAAGTCCTGAGGCGCTGCCCCCATCGGTGGATTATGACCGTGGATCAGAGCGTCCAGATGTATGACCTGTTTCGCAACGTTTCGGGCGCTCGATTTCTGCGGCGCGACTATACCGGCAGCGTCAATACCCCCAATCCCAAGCACGAATGGGTCATTACCAATTACAATCCACGGACAGTAGCGCGCCTGCAACCGGTCACTCGCGAGCAGGCATACGGACTTGCAACCTCTGTGTCCACGATTGGGGCCACAGAATAA
- a CDS encoding terminase family protein: MVVAEKTRKKQIDPALIVASFDDDEIALARYLRDDPVAFCRHVLQVRPHRKQVEVLTSPLERQSSLLPWGRQFGKSTVIRWYLAWKLFSSRGYTAYVMSPSGEQSAKFFERLLDVFEQSAYLRTYATWKVSGRTLHVGGDEWGASVEWLKVGLDASNVRGRTITDGNGLVVYDEAASFLYPEQIIGVTLPFCATGGGAVYLSSPGEIGSYFHALYEDFKAQERLARERGETPRHRVYEADWRDVDHLSAEFVAEQERSLTAQGRRWFFEREYLGRWVRTEGAFFNASDVKLCHVRDLPQGGSADTWIYSLDPGLDKSPAVLIVARWNPVLRRLEIGELISLVRDGNRYVRQGSERIAGYPDLLDLILELRRTRPIHRLYYDPGIEQTLSEMLGNRFGVATEPVRVGGYAAKLTALQDLQRALSAQRIVWQDHRITAQLLGFSAPVNPLTGRHDFPTSDADIVVALCQLARYLGQRVETPWAFEAVTRKGATW; this comes from the coding sequence GTGGTAGTAGCGGAGAAAACGCGCAAGAAACAGATTGACCCGGCGCTGATCGTCGCCAGCTTCGATGATGACGAAATCGCCTTGGCGCGGTATCTCCGCGATGACCCCGTAGCATTCTGCCGCCACGTCCTGCAAGTCCGCCCCCATCGCAAACAGGTTGAAGTCCTCACGTCGCCATTGGAGCGTCAATCATCGCTGCTGCCGTGGGGCAGGCAATTCGGCAAGTCAACGGTTATTCGCTGGTACTTGGCTTGGAAGCTGTTTTCGAGCCGTGGATATACCGCCTACGTTATGTCGCCCTCAGGCGAGCAGTCCGCCAAATTCTTCGAGCGCCTGTTGGACGTATTTGAGCAATCGGCTTACCTGCGGACTTATGCCACCTGGAAGGTCAGCGGGCGGACGCTTCACGTCGGCGGCGATGAATGGGGCGCATCGGTCGAATGGTTGAAAGTAGGACTTGACGCGTCTAACGTCAGGGGACGCACAATCACAGACGGTAACGGGCTGGTTGTTTATGACGAAGCCGCCTCATTCCTTTACCCTGAGCAGATAATCGGCGTCACGTTGCCTTTCTGCGCCACGGGCGGCGGAGCCGTCTATCTATCATCGCCCGGTGAAATCGGCTCGTATTTCCACGCCCTGTATGAAGACTTCAAGGCGCAAGAGCGCCTTGCCCGTGAGCGCGGCGAGACCCCACGCCACCGCGTCTATGAGGCAGATTGGCGCGACGTTGACCACCTGTCCGCGGAATTCGTCGCGGAGCAAGAAAGATCGCTCACGGCGCAGGGGCGACGGTGGTTTTTCGAGCGCGAATATCTCGGGCGCTGGGTCAGGACTGAGGGGGCGTTTTTCAACGCATCAGACGTGAAACTCTGTCACGTCCGCGACCTGCCCCAAGGTGGCAGCGCCGACACCTGGATTTACTCGCTGGACCCCGGACTTGATAAGAGCCCTGCTGTCCTGATCGTCGCCCGTTGGAACCCTGTCCTGCGCCGCCTTGAAATCGGCGAGTTAATCAGTCTCGTGAGGGACGGCAACCGCTACGTCAGGCAGGGGTCAGAGCGGATCGCGGGCTACCCCGACCTACTCGACCTGATCTTGGAGTTACGGCGGACCCGCCCCATTCACCGGCTCTATTACGACCCCGGCATAGAGCAGACGTTAAGCGAAATGCTCGGCAACCGCTTCGGCGTTGCCACGGAGCCCGTCCGGGTCGGCGGTTACGCCGCAAAACTAACCGCCTTGCAGGACTTGCAGCGCGCCCTAAGCGCCCAACGGATCGTCTGGCAGGATCATCGAATAACGGCGCAATTGTTGGGCTTCTCCGCGCCCGTCAATCCGCTAACCGGGCGTCACGATTTCCCCACGTCGGACGCGGATATCGTGGTCGCGCTCTGCCAGCTTGCCCGCTACCTGGGGCAGCGCGTGGAAACGCCGTGGGCTTTTGAGGCGGTCACGCGGAAGGGGGCAACGTGGTAG
- a CDS encoding recombinase family protein, with translation MKNRAEKSKPAAAHRPKIGAYVRVSTTDKGQTTQSQRHAIRQWADAAHVRPEDVTFFEDRRSGASTDRPALHRLLRAIDAGRVDTLVVFRLDRLARSTRDGLGILASVADKGIRVVSVSENIDFSNSTGRLIASILLSVAAFERETTVERIRAGMEAAKAAGRHVGRPRNAKRHALIAKLRTDGLSVIQIADKLKITRQAIYGILNRGSEPANGE, from the coding sequence ATGAAAAACCGCGCAGAGAAATCAAAGCCCGCCGCCGCCCATCGCCCCAAGATCGGCGCATACGTCAGAGTCTCGACAACCGACAAGGGTCAGACCACGCAATCACAACGCCACGCAATCCGCCAATGGGCGGACGCTGCCCACGTCAGACCCGAAGACGTGACGTTCTTTGAAGACCGGCGCTCCGGCGCTTCAACCGACCGCCCGGCGCTCCACCGTCTCTTGCGCGCAATCGACGCGGGCAGGGTCGATACGCTCGTGGTCTTCCGCCTTGACCGTCTCGCCCGATCCACCCGTGACGGTCTCGGCATCCTGGCCAGCGTGGCAGACAAGGGCATCCGCGTTGTCTCGGTCTCTGAAAACATCGACTTTTCAAACTCGACCGGACGCCTTATCGCTTCGATCCTCTTGTCGGTTGCCGCTTTCGAGCGTGAAACGACCGTGGAGCGCATCCGCGCCGGTATGGAAGCCGCCAAAGCAGCAGGACGCCACGTCGGACGCCCGCGTAACGCGAAGCGCCACGCCCTGATTGCGAAACTCAGGACAGACGGTCTCTCAGTGATACAGATTGCCGACAAACTCAAAATCACCCGGCAGGCGATTTACGGCATTCTCAACAGAGGATCAGAGCCCGCCAACGGAGAATAG
- a CDS encoding tyrosine-type recombinase/integrase, translating to MPRNLIFVRIIDLPDGSVRRVAKGGREIHGLHYHRTTPKGKEPERGVYYAYRDGKRVRLGSDLASAIRQVTPGETYWTPERTRLHETHVELEIAVQDLLSPREGMREVPTPEAQRRIERLLQVAQQPTPDSPSIPSAERLSTCRDFWRDDKQAKRCRPSYVAETVRVFNEFIAVIGDKPVNQLRKTDFTEFERYMVKGANGQVAPRKATKGKATGPKGAQSNPNNWYMLRRKAVRAVLDLAVRKTEFPFPADLIRWLDAIDARQVTAAATNRQPLPADVFRAIIDLCEQRATIDVDALPTATDADNGRKAQAIIDKREAIQFAALLRLACQAALDNQDVCALKWSHVRLDAPTPHIDFPRQKPAWSTGQPIDRKTPLLPETARALIRWREYERPTEYVFRNARKAPWTYDDISRVFGQLKRDAGHNSYWSFKHLRNVAPTVRRDAKLPTDMSDTILGHAIHGTSRFYTGDADETYLLPLVRAVGNRYFAQTKQARQTAKKTH from the coding sequence ATGCCACGAAACCTGATCTTCGTCCGGATCATCGACCTACCTGACGGCTCCGTCCGCCGCGTCGCAAAGGGAGGACGCGAAATCCACGGGCTCCATTATCACCGAACCACGCCGAAGGGGAAAGAGCCCGAGCGCGGCGTCTACTACGCCTATCGCGACGGTAAGCGCGTCCGGCTCGGCTCCGACCTGGCGAGCGCTATCCGTCAGGTCACGCCCGGAGAGACCTATTGGACGCCCGAGCGGACCCGGCTCCACGAGACCCACGTAGAGCTTGAAATCGCTGTCCAAGACCTTCTATCGCCGCGTGAGGGAATGCGCGAAGTCCCCACGCCCGAAGCGCAGCGCCGAATAGAGCGCTTGCTCCAGGTCGCGCAACAGCCCACGCCAGACAGCCCGAGCATCCCATCCGCCGAGCGCCTGTCAACCTGCCGCGACTTCTGGCGCGACGACAAACAGGCGAAACGCTGCCGCCCGTCTTACGTCGCTGAAACCGTCCGCGTCTTCAATGAATTCATCGCCGTCATCGGCGACAAGCCCGTCAACCAGCTCCGCAAAACCGACTTCACCGAATTCGAGCGCTACATGGTCAAGGGCGCTAACGGACAGGTCGCGCCACGCAAGGCAACCAAGGGCAAAGCCACGGGACCGAAGGGCGCGCAGAGCAACCCCAACAATTGGTATATGCTCCGGCGTAAGGCAGTCCGCGCCGTCCTAGACCTTGCCGTCCGCAAAACCGAGTTTCCATTTCCGGCAGACCTGATCCGCTGGCTTGACGCAATCGACGCCCGGCAGGTGACCGCCGCCGCCACCAACCGCCAACCCCTGCCCGCTGATGTTTTCCGAGCGATCATCGACCTTTGCGAGCAACGCGCCACAATCGACGTTGACGCCCTGCCCACGGCAACCGACGCGGACAACGGACGCAAGGCGCAGGCAATCATCGACAAACGCGAGGCGATCCAGTTTGCCGCATTGCTCCGGCTCGCCTGCCAAGCCGCCCTCGATAATCAGGATGTTTGCGCCCTGAAATGGAGTCACGTCCGACTTGATGCCCCCACGCCGCATATCGACTTTCCGCGACAGAAACCGGCATGGTCAACCGGTCAACCCATCGACCGCAAAACGCCCCTGCTCCCTGAGACCGCCCGGGCGCTGATCCGGTGGCGCGAATATGAGCGCCCCACGGAGTATGTTTTCCGCAACGCTCGCAAAGCGCCTTGGACGTATGACGATATCAGCCGCGTTTTCGGACAGCTCAAGCGCGACGCCGGACATAACTCGTATTGGAGTTTCAAGCATCTTCGCAACGTCGCCCCCACCGTCCGCCGTGACGCCAAACTGCCCACCGATATGAGCGATACGATTCTCGGTCACGCAATCCACGGCACGAGCCGCTTCTATACGGGCGACGCCGACGAAACCTATCTGCTGCCCCTTGTCCGCGCCGTCGGCAACCGGTATTTCGCGCAGACGAAACAAGCCCGCCAGACCGCCAAGAAAACGCATTAG
- a CDS encoding IPT/TIG domain-containing protein produces MFIIRNSGVPVWVLVATIFVCGCPQAGEERTDNGTANDGQVQNGDDGTQGGNGSAGDQPIHVDGPVSLGDPGAPRIFFSDLISGPSHGGYNDAGAIVTLYGNGFGDQRGSATVTIGGGQAAAYLAWSNTRIAVQIGPQASSGDIIVHCGAGDSNGLPFTVRDDRRLLASGPSRARARRLRWRWVCGPG; encoded by the coding sequence ATGTTCATCATCCGGAACTCTGGAGTACCGGTTTGGGTCCTGGTGGCGACAATCTTCGTCTGCGGTTGCCCGCAGGCTGGCGAAGAAAGGACCGACAACGGCACCGCCAACGACGGCCAAGTTCAAAACGGCGATGACGGAACGCAGGGCGGTAACGGCAGCGCGGGCGACCAGCCGATCCACGTCGATGGCCCCGTGTCGCTCGGCGATCCCGGCGCGCCCCGGATCTTCTTCTCCGATCTGATCAGTGGCCCCTCCCACGGCGGATACAACGACGCCGGAGCCATCGTGACTCTCTACGGCAACGGCTTCGGCGACCAGCGCGGGAGTGCGACGGTCACGATCGGCGGTGGGCAGGCAGCCGCCTATCTCGCCTGGAGCAATACGCGGATCGCGGTTCAGATTGGCCCACAGGCGTCTTCCGGCGACATTATCGTTCACTGCGGCGCAGGCGACAGCAACGGCCTCCCGTTCACCGTACGCGATGACCGGCGGCTTCTGGCCAGCGGGCCAAGTCGTGCACGAGCCCGGCGACTGCGATGGCGATGGGTTTGTGGACCTGGATGA
- a CDS encoding sigma-70 family RNA polymerase sigma factor → MNGPSDSDDQMLAAVKRAVSGDTTALTLVLMNLHADLCAYLNPRIPPALRGQLDAEDVLQQTYVQVFRHVARFVPRDPDAFRRWVCTIALRRLRNEICKLRTAKRGGGARAVDGRLEQRDSWIGLIELLSAPGRSPSRCAARAEAVAAVESALSTLPEHYQQAIRLVYLQGWSVAAAATQMNKTERAIHGLCRRGLDLLRSRMGSASGFLSSGS, encoded by the coding sequence ATGAACGGGCCTTCCGATAGCGACGATCAGATGCTCGCCGCCGTAAAGCGTGCGGTGTCCGGTGACACAACGGCGCTGACGCTGGTACTCATGAACCTGCACGCGGACCTCTGTGCCTATCTGAACCCGCGCATCCCACCGGCATTGCGTGGCCAGTTGGATGCCGAGGACGTATTGCAGCAGACCTATGTGCAGGTGTTCCGACACGTTGCGCGGTTCGTTCCGCGAGACCCCGACGCGTTTCGGCGCTGGGTGTGCACAATTGCGTTGCGGCGATTGCGGAACGAGATCTGCAAACTACGGACTGCCAAGCGCGGCGGCGGGGCGCGAGCGGTGGACGGCCGATTGGAGCAGCGGGATTCGTGGATCGGGCTGATCGAGCTCCTCAGCGCGCCAGGACGGAGCCCGAGCCGCTGTGCCGCGCGCGCCGAGGCGGTCGCGGCCGTCGAAAGTGCCTTGTCAACGCTCCCGGAGCACTATCAACAGGCCATACGCCTCGTGTACCTGCAGGGCTGGTCGGTCGCCGCCGCCGCGACCCAGATGAACAAGACCGAGCGGGCGATTCACGGCTTGTGTCGGCGCGGGCTGGACCTGCTCCGCAGCCGAATGGGTTCTGCGAGCGGGTTCCTGAGTTCGGGCTCGTAG
- a CDS encoding serine/threonine protein kinase: MSSSVPFPSDPADRLGSVLADVVSRRAHGELVAEDSVVSAHPELMPALGERLRVLRLIQEAERSAHAHPISGCSDQEAPDLPGPEPTIPGYDIVRPIHRGGQGAVYEAVQRSTGRTVAVKVLPGTHFADARHRDRFDREVKALSSLRHPNIAAIHDSGSRPGFGYIVMDYVDGQPLDVLIVEDPRPAPNRVLELFATICDAVNAAHLRGIIHRDLKPSNILIDAQGRPYVLDFGLAKLVGRDAPETGGEPLTTTGQFVGTLPWASPEQVEGLRDQIDLRTDVYSLGVILFQLLTGTFPYAVDGRTSEAMQNILHAQPQRPSALHRQVPRDVDTIVLKCLAKERERRYQTAGEIARDVNHQLHGEPLDAKRDSSLYVLRKTLAKHWLPTIIVVAFVTLAVVSALTLSMLYSRQSRLLHDITAAHTAEVAARRSADRVQETLRGLLLKVAEVGRGSDIALRRALLDEATRGVDMQLGDEPAALAAAHEAIGQTYQNIGLYTEAEQHLRRALAIRVELFGGEHAIVAASLNSLGLLLLDKSAFAEAQPLLEEALAIRQRVCADDPTAVAESLDHLGLARQYRQRYEEAAALHREALAIHQEIGGNDRPEFATCLSHLAMALFNEEQYAAAEPVFRQTLEMRQRLLGEGHRDVAGSKIALAKFLHVKGDYAAAEPLYREAIETYRTLLGDSHDNVAWGLHRLGNLLHSRGRYVEARSALEESLSIYRRCLGNDDPYAAMVRDSLGTLLLDMGSYDAAEPYFLEALHIRQAKAVSEQDDPWRLNRIGELRQLQGDHPAAEPLLRAALENRAGQASVEFVYLVRALRSLATLLMDQGEFREAEALCQEIIDLRLGQFGEEHPDSANALVLLARARQGQGDYATAEQLTRRGLEQQIRFLGDEHPLVAQTLYQLAQLEAHAGQGEQAKSTLIRAIEICDRTLPVDHPLRLALLRACEGDFDN, from the coding sequence GTGTCTTCGTCAGTGCCGTTCCCGAGTGATCCGGCTGACCGCCTCGGAAGTGTTCTTGCGGACGTGGTCAGTCGCCGCGCACACGGCGAATTGGTGGCGGAGGACTCGGTGGTAAGCGCGCACCCCGAGCTGATGCCGGCGCTCGGAGAGAGGCTGCGCGTTTTGCGGTTGATTCAAGAGGCGGAGCGCAGCGCGCACGCACACCCAATCAGCGGTTGCAGCGACCAAGAAGCGCCGGACCTGCCAGGGCCGGAGCCAACAATCCCCGGTTACGACATCGTCCGCCCGATTCACCGCGGCGGGCAGGGAGCGGTGTATGAGGCCGTTCAGCGCTCCACTGGGCGCACGGTTGCGGTCAAGGTGCTTCCAGGGACGCATTTTGCCGACGCACGTCACCGCGATCGGTTTGATCGGGAGGTCAAAGCGCTGTCCAGCCTGCGTCATCCGAACATCGCCGCCATTCACGATAGCGGCTCGCGGCCGGGCTTCGGCTACATCGTGATGGACTACGTGGACGGCCAGCCTCTCGATGTGCTGATCGTAGAGGATCCCAGGCCAGCGCCGAACCGGGTTCTGGAACTCTTCGCGACGATTTGCGACGCGGTCAACGCCGCACACCTGCGGGGGATCATCCATCGCGACTTGAAGCCGAGCAACATCCTGATCGATGCCCAGGGCCGGCCGTACGTACTGGATTTTGGCCTGGCCAAGCTGGTTGGTCGCGATGCCCCGGAAACCGGGGGCGAGCCGCTGACCACCACGGGCCAGTTCGTCGGGACACTTCCGTGGGCCAGCCCGGAGCAGGTGGAGGGTTTACGCGACCAGATCGACCTGCGCACGGACGTCTACTCGTTAGGCGTAATCCTGTTTCAGTTGCTGACCGGCACGTTTCCGTACGCCGTCGACGGACGGACCAGCGAGGCCATGCAGAACATTTTGCATGCCCAACCGCAGCGCCCCAGCGCCCTGCACCGTCAGGTCCCCCGCGACGTAGACACGATCGTGCTGAAATGTCTGGCCAAGGAGCGTGAGCGCCGCTACCAGACTGCCGGCGAGATAGCGCGCGACGTGAACCACCAACTGCACGGCGAGCCGCTCGACGCCAAGCGCGACAGCAGCCTGTACGTGCTGCGCAAGACGCTTGCGAAGCACTGGCTGCCGACCATAATCGTGGTCGCGTTCGTCACGCTCGCCGTCGTCTCGGCGCTGACGCTCTCGATGCTCTACAGCCGTCAGAGCCGTCTGCTACATGATATAACCGCCGCGCACACGGCCGAAGTCGCCGCCCGGCGCAGCGCCGATCGTGTGCAGGAAACACTGCGCGGCCTCTTGTTGAAGGTAGCCGAGGTCGGGCGCGGCTCGGATATCGCGCTGCGCCGTGCCCTGCTCGACGAGGCGACCCGTGGGGTCGACATGCAGCTCGGCGACGAGCCTGCGGCGCTTGCGGCAGCCCATGAGGCAATCGGCCAGACATATCAGAATATCGGTCTCTACACCGAGGCCGAGCAGCACTTGCGAAGGGCGCTGGCGATTCGCGTCGAGCTGTTCGGGGGCGAGCACGCGATCGTGGCAGCGAGTCTAAACAGCCTCGGCCTGCTATTGCTTGACAAGAGCGCTTTCGCCGAAGCTCAGCCGCTACTGGAGGAAGCGCTGGCGATCCGACAACGGGTGTGTGCCGACGATCCCACGGCAGTTGCCGAGAGTCTCGACCATCTTGGCCTGGCCAGGCAGTATCGGCAGCGGTACGAGGAGGCTGCGGCGCTGCACCGGGAGGCCTTGGCTATCCACCAGGAGATCGGCGGGAACGACCGGCCGGAGTTTGCCACGTGCCTGTCACATCTGGCAATGGCGTTGTTCAATGAGGAGCAGTACGCTGCAGCCGAACCGGTTTTTCGTCAGACGCTGGAGATGCGCCAGCGCCTGTTGGGCGAAGGCCACCGCGACGTGGCCGGCAGCAAGATCGCGCTCGCCAAGTTCCTGCACGTCAAAGGGGACTATGCCGCTGCTGAACCTCTGTATCGTGAGGCGATTGAGACGTATCGCACCCTGCTGGGGGACAGTCACGACAATGTTGCTTGGGGCCTGCACCGACTCGGTAACCTCCTGCACAGTCGCGGTCGGTACGTCGAAGCGAGGTCTGCACTGGAGGAATCGCTGAGCATCTATCGCCGCTGCCTCGGAAACGACGATCCCTACGCCGCGATGGTGCGCGACAGCCTTGGTACGCTACTGCTCGATATGGGATCATACGACGCGGCCGAGCCGTATTTCCTGGAGGCGTTGCATATTCGGCAGGCCAAGGCCGTCTCGGAGCAGGACGATCCGTGGCGATTGAACCGCATCGGCGAGTTGCGCCAGCTTCAGGGTGACCACCCGGCAGCCGAACCCCTGCTGAGGGCGGCACTAGAAAACCGAGCGGGCCAGGCCAGCGTCGAGTTTGTCTACTTGGTTCGAGCATTGCGCAGTCTGGCAACGTTGCTCATGGACCAGGGCGAATTCAGGGAGGCCGAAGCACTCTGCCAGGAGATCATCGATCTGCGACTCGGCCAGTTCGGAGAAGAGCATCCCGACAGCGCAAATGCGCTCGTCCTGCTGGCACGAGCACGCCAAGGTCAGGGCGACTACGCAACTGCTGAGCAATTGACGCGCAGAGGTCTGGAACAACAAATCCGCTTCCTTGGCGACGAGCACCCCCTGGTTGCGCAAACGCTCTACCAACTTGCTCAACTCGAAGCGCACGCGGGGCAAGGTGAGCAGGCCAAATCAACGCTCATTCGGGCGATTGAAATCTGTGACCGCACACTGCCGGTCGATCATCCGTTGCGATTGGCGCTCTTGCGAGCTTGTGAAGGTGATTTCGACAACTGA
- a CDS encoding PD40 domain-containing protein, which yields MACVASASGQCTTRVSVASDGTQANGASYSASVSADGRYVAFHSTAMNLIPDDWTSYADVLVHDRATGATTIVSVRSDGTHGNLNSSSPSLSADGRYVAFQSDATNLVAGDTNTYRDVFVHDRTTGVTNRVSIASNGAQANYPSQRPAISADGRFVAFTSTASNLVPGDTNGYEDVFVHDRESVTTTRISVASDGTQGNNRSGDYLTTGPGISISGDGRYVAFQSRASNLVPGDTNGEDDVFVHDGDSGTTTRVSIAFDGTQGGTESLYASISADGRYVTFQSYASNLVPGDTNGRYDVFVRDRESGTTSRVSIASDGTQGNSDSGSYGLSISADGRYVAFASAASNLVPGDTNTFHDVFVHDRDSGATSRVSVASDGAESNHECWYPAISGDGRYVGFHSLASSLVPGDTNGWTDVFVHDRGAGCPALGDWNGDGDVDFEDFAEFPTCMSGPVGSPDWVMPSQMCRDVFDFDGDTDVDFADFVQFQLAFGGP from the coding sequence ATGGCGTGCGTTGCCTCGGCGTCGGGCCAGTGTACCACCCGCGTCAGCGTCGCCTCCGACGGAACGCAGGCTAACGGAGCCAGCTACTCCGCGTCTGTCTCGGCTGACGGCCGCTATGTGGCGTTTCACAGCACCGCCATGAATCTGATCCCTGACGACTGGACCAGCTACGCCGACGTCCTTGTCCACGACCGCGCGACGGGCGCCACCACCATCGTCAGCGTGCGCTCGGATGGCACCCACGGGAATCTGAACAGTTCGTCGCCGTCCCTTTCAGCCGACGGACGCTACGTGGCGTTCCAGAGTGACGCCACCAACCTCGTGGCCGGTGACACGAACACGTATCGGGACGTTTTCGTCCACGACCGGACGACCGGCGTCACCAACCGCGTCAGCATCGCCTCCAACGGCGCGCAGGCCAATTACCCCAGCCAACGCCCCGCCATCTCCGCGGACGGACGCTTCGTCGCGTTCACCAGTACCGCTTCAAACCTCGTCCCCGGCGACACGAATGGCTATGAAGACGTGTTCGTCCACGACCGCGAGAGCGTCACAACGACCCGCATCAGCGTGGCCTCCGATGGAACGCAGGGCAACAACCGTAGCGGTGATTATCTCACCACTGGCCCCGGCATCTCCATTTCAGGCGATGGGCGCTATGTGGCGTTTCAAAGCCGGGCCTCCAACCTCGTGCCCGGCGACACGAACGGCGAGGACGACGTATTTGTCCACGACGGCGACAGCGGCACCACGACCCGCGTCAGTATCGCCTTTGACGGAACGCAGGGCGGCACCGAGAGCCTGTATGCATCCATCTCGGCCGACGGGCGCTATGTGACGTTCCAAAGCTACGCGAGCAACCTGGTCCCCGGCGACACGAACGGTCGTTACGACGTTTTCGTCCGCGACCGCGAGAGCGGCACCACGAGCCGGGTCAGCATCGCTTCAGACGGAACGCAGGGCAACTCTGACAGCGGTTCATACGGTCTTTCTATCTCCGCCGATGGGCGCTACGTGGCGTTTGCAAGCGCGGCTTCCAACCTGGTCCCCGGCGACACGAACACCTTCCACGACGTTTTCGTCCACGACCGCGACAGCGGCGCCACCAGCCGCGTCAGCGTCGCCTCCGACGGGGCAGAGAGCAATCACGAGTGCTGGTACCCCGCCATTTCCGGCGACGGGCGCTACGTGGGCTTTCACAGCCTGGCGTCCAGCCTCGTGCCCGGTGACACCAACGGCTGGACAGATGTCTTCGTTCACGACCGTGGCGCCGGCTGCCCCGCGCTCGGCGACTGGAACGGCGACGGCGACGTGGACTTCGAAGATTTTGCGGAATTCCCGACTTGCATGAGTGGTCCGGTGGGCTCGCCGGACTGGGTCATGCCGTCGCAGATGTGCCGGGACGTATTCGATTTCGACGGGGATACCGACGTGGACTTCGCGGACTTCGTTCAGTTCCAGCTTGCCTTTGGCGGCCCGTAG